In a genomic window of Alkalibaculum bacchi:
- a CDS encoding GspE/PulE family protein: MKNEKQMGDLLLNSGVIDENQLSKALSVQAKTAKKLEEVLLEEAFVDEEDLINIVSLQLGVPRVNFMNITIDSEAVSSIPYVLAKKHIALPLKYDEKSNLIVAMNEPLNLIAIEDLKLVTQKRIVPYIATKSEIISYIEKFYNSSDAQKAVEEFNKSQSVGDRVQEEIEDESSINNAPIVRIVNNIIEKGVRSKASDIHIEPFEHSVYVRMRVDGVLQKLIDDLNINTHNAVVSRIKILSDLNIAERRLPQDGALVMHIDNRDIDFRISILPTIYGEKVVIRILDKGQFNLDFNALHFTNHELSMVKDFMKAPHGIILVTGPTGSGKSTTLYTILRELNSYEDNIITVEDPVELKINGINQVQVNMKTGLTFVEGLRSILRQDPDIIMIGEIRDSETAKIAIRASITGHLVLSTIHTNDAVSTITRLVDMGVEPYLVSSSILGIISQRLVRVLCSRCKTIRKATSEEQQLLNMPEGELLLHYPVGCNICNNTGYRGRRGVHEVVKIDKKMREAISKGFSYDQLIDQGKKSGMVPLIQNAKELVLQGITTIDEVLNISFFD; the protein is encoded by the coding sequence ATGAAAAATGAGAAACAAATGGGAGACTTGTTGTTGAATAGTGGAGTGATAGATGAAAATCAATTATCTAAAGCTCTTTCTGTACAAGCTAAGACTGCAAAAAAACTTGAAGAAGTTCTTCTGGAGGAGGCGTTTGTAGACGAGGAAGACCTCATTAATATAGTATCATTACAGTTAGGTGTCCCCCGGGTAAATTTTATGAATATAACGATTGACTCCGAGGCTGTAAGTTCAATTCCCTACGTATTAGCTAAAAAACATATTGCTTTACCCCTTAAATACGATGAAAAAAGCAATCTTATTGTAGCAATGAATGAGCCTCTAAATTTAATTGCAATAGAAGATCTTAAGCTAGTAACCCAAAAGAGAATAGTACCATATATAGCTACGAAGAGTGAAATCATCAGTTATATAGAAAAATTTTATAATTCTTCTGATGCCCAAAAGGCAGTCGAGGAGTTTAATAAAAGTCAAAGTGTAGGTGATAGGGTGCAAGAGGAGATTGAAGACGAATCTTCTATAAATAATGCCCCTATCGTTCGAATTGTAAATAATATCATTGAAAAAGGGGTTCGATCTAAGGCCAGCGATATCCATATTGAGCCCTTTGAACATTCTGTTTACGTTCGAATGAGGGTAGATGGAGTTTTACAAAAGCTCATAGATGATCTGAATATTAACACTCATAATGCAGTGGTAAGCAGAATAAAAATCCTCAGTGATTTAAATATAGCCGAAAGACGTCTCCCTCAAGATGGAGCATTGGTTATGCATATAGACAATAGAGATATTGATTTTCGTATTTCTATTCTTCCCACTATATACGGAGAAAAAGTCGTAATCCGCATATTAGATAAAGGACAATTCAATCTAGATTTTAATGCATTACATTTTACAAATCATGAACTTTCAATGGTCAAAGATTTTATGAAAGCACCTCATGGGATTATCTTAGTGACAGGCCCTACTGGTAGCGGCAAGAGTACTACTTTATACACGATATTAAGAGAGTTAAATTCATATGAAGATAATATTATTACTGTAGAAGACCCAGTAGAACTAAAAATAAACGGCATTAATCAAGTTCAAGTAAATATGAAGACAGGTCTAACTTTTGTAGAAGGATTGCGCTCCATACTTAGACAAGACCCTGATATTATTATGATTGGCGAAATAAGAGATTCAGAAACAGCTAAAATAGCCATAAGAGCTTCTATTACTGGTCACTTAGTATTAAGTACCATACACACTAATGATGCCGTGTCTACTATTACTCGATTAGTGGATATGGGAGTAGAGCCTTATCTTGTCTCTTCTTCTATTTTAGGGATTATTTCTCAAAGATTAGTGAGAGTTCTCTGTAGCAGATGTAAGACAATCCGCAAAGCTACAAGCGAAGAACAACAACTACTAAATATGCCTGAAGGAGAACTCCTATTGCACTACCCAGTTGGATGTAATATTTGTAATAATACTGGCTATAGAGGTAGGCGAGGAGTTCACGAAGTAGTCAAGATTGACAAAAAAATGAGAGAAGCGATTTCGAAAGGATTTAGCTATGATCAACTAATAGATCAAGGGAAAAAAAGCGGCATGGTACCTTTAATCCAAAACGCAAAAGAACTAGTATTACAAGGAATTACAACGATTGATGAAGTACTGAACATTTCGTTTTTTGACTAA
- the sigK gene encoding RNA polymerase sporulation sigma factor SigK, whose product MGIIVLLKNIFFLLGYVSGNSFPNPLSKEDEAKYLDLYKHKEDYEAKNILIEHNMRLVAHIVKKYTFSNIEIEDLISIGTIGLIKAISTFNPDKGTRLATYASKCIDNEILMYIRSEQKTRNDVSLYDPIGTDKEGNKISLMDILGTEGDTVYDNVLLAIQAKKLEEIMNRILNIREKEIIILRYGLDNHDRRTQKEIADEMGISRSYVSRIEKKAVQKLAQEFSKQSFE is encoded by the coding sequence ATGGGAATAATCGTTTTACTTAAAAATATTTTTTTCCTACTAGGCTATGTCAGCGGTAATTCTTTTCCCAATCCTTTAAGTAAGGAAGACGAGGCAAAATATCTTGATTTATACAAACACAAAGAGGATTATGAAGCAAAAAATATACTTATAGAACACAATATGCGACTAGTAGCTCATATTGTGAAAAAATATACTTTTTCTAATATTGAAATAGAAGACTTAATATCAATAGGTACAATTGGTTTAATCAAAGCCATATCAACCTTCAATCCAGATAAGGGAACAAGACTTGCAACTTATGCTTCAAAATGTATCGATAATGAAATATTAATGTACATAAGATCAGAGCAAAAAACAAGGAACGATGTTTCCCTATATGACCCAATTGGAACGGATAAAGAAGGAAATAAAATATCCTTAATGGATATTTTAGGTACTGAAGGAGACACGGTATACGATAATGTATTATTAGCAATTCAAGCAAAAAAACTAGAGGAAATCATGAATAGAATATTAAATATACGAGAAAAAGAAATTATCATACTTAGGTACGGTTTAGATAATCATGATAGACGAACTCAAAAGGAAATAGCAGATGAAATGGGCATATCCCGCTCTTATGTATCGAGAATTGAGAAAAAAGCAGTTCAGAAATTAGCTCAAGAATTTTCGAAACAAAGTTTTGAATAA
- a CDS encoding peptidoglycan D,D-transpeptidase FtsI family protein, with translation MRRDRIVAFAFIFLLAFTIVGARTAYLLLDDSNNVTSSISNQIERSSTLFYPRGRIMDRNGIVLSPKVNKKEGEVPIKEYVADVGEDVVGKVSYNPKDTTAEGIKGESGLQALYDSTLNGGSPIKISSYRDGRNEGYAPISVQVYGDHVNEGTDLVTTLNYHIQKIVEDELDLTYNKEKYEGIAAVVSDVHTGEVLSMASVGDLTNKAVLNYQPGSVFKILVFAQALEKGIVDLDTTFECKGTIEVDGKIKNCNKSEGHGKINTVEAFAESCNIAAYETGMLLNQSSENDTLLYNDVLELAKQFGFQDENVEKTKDFPLSYSYSAPIIPSKISVPMDVFNMSLGQGTVMASPLMMTKIVQTIGNDGVLIEPTIALKEVSPLGQQKEMKKVEKQIFSKEVNDTLKILLREVGKTGTGKNNTLEERGGLAGKSGTAQHIEEREAHGWFTGYFPADNPKYAMTIFVEEGGSSATTALPIFDSIANKILNLYD, from the coding sequence ATGCGTCGAGATCGAATCGTTGCCTTTGCCTTTATTTTCTTATTAGCTTTTACTATTGTGGGGGCTCGGACTGCTTATTTGCTACTAGATGACAGCAACAATGTGACCTCTTCCATCTCTAATCAAATAGAGAGAAGTAGTACGTTGTTTTATCCTAGAGGCCGCATAATGGATCGAAATGGGATCGTATTGAGTCCAAAGGTAAATAAAAAAGAAGGAGAAGTTCCTATAAAAGAATACGTAGCCGATGTGGGGGAAGATGTAGTTGGAAAAGTCTCTTATAATCCTAAGGATACGACAGCTGAAGGGATAAAAGGAGAGTCTGGTTTACAGGCTTTATACGATTCTACACTCAATGGAGGCAGCCCAATAAAGATTTCTTCTTATAGAGATGGACGAAATGAGGGATACGCCCCAATATCCGTACAAGTATATGGAGATCATGTGAACGAAGGGACGGATCTTGTTACCACCTTAAATTATCATATACAAAAAATTGTAGAAGATGAGCTGGATCTTACCTACAATAAAGAAAAATATGAAGGGATTGCAGCCGTAGTCAGCGATGTGCATACTGGCGAAGTCTTATCTATGGCCTCTGTAGGAGATTTAACAAATAAAGCTGTTCTCAACTATCAACCAGGATCAGTTTTTAAAATACTGGTATTTGCACAAGCTCTTGAAAAAGGCATAGTCGATTTAGATACGACTTTTGAATGCAAGGGAACTATTGAAGTCGATGGGAAAATAAAAAACTGTAACAAATCAGAGGGTCACGGCAAAATCAATACAGTGGAGGCCTTTGCAGAGTCCTGTAATATTGCAGCCTATGAAACTGGTATGTTGTTAAATCAATCTAGTGAAAATGATACTTTACTTTATAATGATGTACTGGAATTGGCAAAACAATTTGGCTTTCAAGATGAAAATGTCGAGAAGACTAAAGACTTTCCTCTGAGTTACTCTTATTCAGCTCCTATTATTCCTTCAAAGATATCTGTACCCATGGATGTGTTTAATATGTCCCTAGGACAAGGAACAGTTATGGCATCACCACTGATGATGACAAAAATTGTACAAACCATTGGAAATGATGGGGTGTTAATTGAACCTACAATCGCTTTAAAAGAAGTGAGTCCATTAGGACAGCAAAAAGAGATGAAAAAAGTAGAAAAGCAGATTTTCTCTAAAGAAGTTAACGATACGCTAAAAATTCTCCTTAGAGAAGTAGGCAAAACTGGTACTGGAAAGAACAATACTCTCGAAGAGCGGGGAGGATTAGCAGGTAAAAGTGGTACTGCTCAGCACATTGAAGAAAGAGAAGCCCACGGTTGGTTTACAGGCTATTTTCCAGCAGATAATCCTAAGTATGCTATGACAATTTTTGTAGAAGAAGGTGGCAGCTCCGCCACTACAGCATTACCAATTTTTGATAGCATAGCAAATAAGATACTGAATTTGTACGATTAA
- a CDS encoding peptidase U32 family protein: MKKPELLAPAGNMEKLKYALHYGADAVYCAGSRFGLRAKAGNFSPKELKEAVEYVHNRGKKIYVTMNIIAHNEDFEGMKEYIKYLEELKVDEVIVADPGIIGLIRETAPNLKISMSTQANTTNYYSAKFWHDMGVKRIVLAREVSLKEVKEIVRNTPDTLEIETFIHGAMCISYSGRCLLSNYMANRDANKGDCAQPCRWNYSLVEKTRENEHFPVYEDERGTYVFNSKDLCLIDQIPALIDAGIDSFKIEGRMKSVFYVSSVTNVYRKEIDRYLSDPENYTFDPESFEELRKISHREYTSGFSQNKPTNKDQNYDSSTYVRNYDFVGIVLDYDEKSQIATIEQRNKIEIGDHIEIMTPKEDFKTQFVTELYDEKNEPLESTPHPKMIFKMKMTQPVAAMDLLRKKV; the protein is encoded by the coding sequence ATGAAAAAACCAGAGCTGCTTGCGCCAGCTGGAAATATGGAAAAATTAAAATATGCATTACATTACGGCGCTGATGCTGTATATTGTGCTGGAAGTCGTTTTGGACTTCGTGCTAAGGCAGGTAATTTTAGCCCAAAAGAATTAAAGGAAGCTGTAGAATACGTCCATAATCGGGGCAAAAAAATCTACGTTACTATGAATATTATCGCTCACAATGAAGACTTTGAAGGTATGAAAGAGTATATTAAATACCTAGAAGAATTAAAAGTAGATGAAGTCATCGTAGCTGACCCAGGAATCATAGGATTAATAAGAGAGACAGCACCAAATCTTAAAATCTCTATGAGCACCCAAGCCAATACAACCAATTACTATAGTGCTAAATTTTGGCATGACATGGGCGTAAAGAGAATCGTTTTAGCAAGAGAGGTGAGCCTAAAGGAAGTAAAAGAAATTGTGCGTAATACCCCAGATACTCTAGAAATTGAAACATTCATTCATGGGGCAATGTGCATCTCTTACTCAGGCAGATGCCTTCTTAGCAATTACATGGCAAATCGAGATGCTAATAAGGGAGATTGTGCTCAACCTTGCAGATGGAACTATTCTCTAGTGGAGAAGACGAGAGAAAACGAACACTTTCCCGTTTACGAAGATGAAAGAGGAACTTATGTGTTTAATTCAAAAGATCTCTGTTTAATAGACCAAATTCCAGCATTAATCGATGCAGGAATAGACAGCTTTAAAATTGAAGGGCGAATGAAAAGCGTGTTTTACGTTTCTAGTGTAACGAATGTTTACAGAAAAGAAATTGATCGCTATTTGAGTGATCCTGAAAATTATACATTTGATCCAGAGAGTTTTGAGGAGCTAAGAAAAATCAGCCATAGGGAGTATACAAGTGGTTTTTCTCAAAATAAACCAACGAATAAAGATCAAAATTACGATTCTAGCACCTATGTAAGAAATTATGACTTTGTAGGTATAGTATTAGACTACGACGAAAAAAGCCAAATAGCTACTATAGAACAAAGAAACAAGATCGAAATAGGGGATCATATCGAAATCATGACACCAAAAGAAGATTTTAAAACTCAATTCGTCACAGAACTATATGACGAAAAAAATGAACCCCTAGAATCCACTCCGCATCCAAAGATGATTTTTAAAATGAAGATGACTCAACCAGTAGCAGCCATGGATTTGTTGAGAAAGAAAGTTTGA